The Triticum dicoccoides isolate Atlit2015 ecotype Zavitan unplaced genomic scaffold, WEW_v2.0 scaffold133006, whole genome shotgun sequence genome contains a region encoding:
- the LOC119343562 gene encoding uncharacterized protein LOC119343562: MAAAMLPRLVVVAALVALMCAVAVAQNVPAVGGAPVCDGVDQNVVNACFESCGKGMKIATADRTTSAGNTKVQVDCCVAFGGHSCMCQMKKAWKAQGKSAQNNVQCVRKKAR, encoded by the coding sequence ATGGCAGCAGCAATGCTCCCGAGGCTCGTTGTCGTGGCGGCGCTGGTCGCGCTGATGTGCGCTGTCGCTGTGGCCCAGAATGTACCTGCCGTCGGCGGTGCGCCGGTCTGCGACGGTGTCGATCAGAATGTCGTGAATGCGTGCTTCGAGAGCTGTGGAAAAGGTATGAAAATTGCCACTGCCGACAGGACTACTTCGGCGGGTAATACCAAGGTTCAAGTGGACTGCTGTGTAGCTTTTGGAGGCCACTCGTGCATGTGCCAGATGAAGAAGGCGTGGAAGGCTCAGGGCAAAAGTGCTCAGAATAATGTGCAGTGCGTCAGGAAAAAGGCACGCTAG